A genomic segment from Desulfurispirillum indicum S5 encodes:
- the fdxB gene encoding ferredoxin III, nif-specific, which translates to MKHHPASVADIQMEVPMAFVEGKRKDGSSWIPEFIVSLASDVCIGCGRCFKACTQGVLNLVEEEDDDDNTRMFMAVAKEGQCIGCKACAAACPKGCFEHAALSC; encoded by the coding sequence ATGAAGCACCACCCTGCGTCCGTCGCCGATATTCAAATGGAGGTTCCCATGGCATTTGTGGAAGGCAAGCGCAAGGACGGCAGCAGCTGGATTCCCGAATTTATTGTTTCCCTGGCATCGGATGTGTGCATTGGCTGCGGACGCTGTTTCAAGGCATGCACCCAGGGGGTGCTGAATCTGGTGGAAGAGGAAGATGATGATGACAACACCCGCATGTTCATGGCAGTGGCCAAAGAAGGCCAGTGCATTGGCTGCAAGGCGTGCGCGGCGGCGTGTCCCAAGGGGTGTTTTGAGCACGCAGCCCTAAGCTGCTGA
- a CDS encoding YihY family inner membrane protein, with product MGTLKASRPNTWLKGLRRNLRQAFGFFDAELGYSAASLSFYTIFAFIPLLLIALSVTTRLPGFSDQLADLREFLMGYLLPTNVDAAAHFFESFLGDISRLGIMGALYVIATSILFFKNYQHIASRIFRSETRSFWESLTTYWTLMTLMPIGLALSLYFTTTAQVTLARNPFLQGLDLAIVAPYAIAWAAFIIVFRISANKPIQLKNAAISALVTSLAWNITKELFVAYAVINKAYTTIYGSFSILLLLLLWVYVSWVIVLYGMRLCEGLNSLLGQGEGEE from the coding sequence ATGGGTACCCTCAAAGCCAGCCGCCCGAATACATGGCTCAAAGGCTTGCGCCGCAACCTGCGCCAGGCCTTTGGGTTTTTCGACGCCGAGCTGGGCTACTCCGCTGCCAGTCTCAGCTTCTACACCATTTTCGCCTTCATCCCCCTGTTACTGATCGCCCTCTCCGTCACCACGCGCCTGCCAGGCTTCAGCGACCAGCTGGCCGACCTGCGGGAATTCCTCATGGGTTACCTGCTGCCCACCAATGTGGACGCGGCTGCGCACTTCTTTGAAAGTTTCCTGGGGGATATCTCCCGCCTTGGCATCATGGGAGCTCTGTACGTGATTGCCACATCCATTCTCTTTTTCAAGAACTACCAGCACATCGCCAGCCGGATATTCCGCAGCGAAACCCGCAGCTTCTGGGAGTCCCTGACCACCTACTGGACCCTCATGACCCTGATGCCCATCGGCCTGGCCCTCTCCCTCTACTTCACCACCACCGCCCAGGTCACCCTGGCGCGCAACCCTTTCCTGCAGGGGCTGGATCTTGCCATTGTCGCACCCTATGCCATCGCCTGGGCCGCTTTCATCATCGTCTTCAGGATCTCCGCCAACAAGCCGATCCAGTTGAAAAACGCCGCCATCAGCGCCCTGGTCACCTCCCTGGCGTGGAATATCACCAAGGAGCTCTTCGTGGCCTACGCGGTCATAAACAAAGCGTACACCACCATCTACGGCTCCTTCAGCATTCTGCTGCTCCTGCTGCTGTGGGTCTATGTCTCCTGGGTAATCGTGCTGTACGGCATGCGCCTGTGTGAGGGGCTCAACAGTCTCCTTGGTCAAGGTGAAGGGGAGGAGTGA
- a CDS encoding CBS domain-containing protein, with amino-acid sequence MRLITSHQNPDFDAFASMVAAACLHPGATIVIIGSLSQNIQDYLELYPLPAGISLYKESEVNIADISHMVVVDASDGRRLGKLRKAFGKVPTIVYDHHQDGVDEEVADRDIEHHYCNCGANSSFMVRLLQKQHIALEGWLATLLLCGIYEDTGHLSYSSTRPLDCYCAGDLIAAGADLKQVHQILSRDWKDADIHILSDLLKNFETFSIMGVSVGISHADFHIYVPDVSEMLSNVMGVRRCTLLIVFLRMEGRIYCIVRSTSMVGANDVAALFEGGGHHEAASATVKEMTLVQAMDFTRASLKEIISRSKRTRTIMSSPAITIESHKSTQEAYEQFSRDGVNCLPVVEPDGSLYGILSKNQCMKALFHGLGGRSVTSITDTDIQYIEADEPFSRAEHILLSGRQAMVPVVEAKRVTGVITRTDLLREYRHDTDETLPAQERARSTHRPRHVRKMLVEVMGRQAFAYLEEASQLANEMDIQVYLVGGIVRDLVLRVKNQDMDFVVAGDGISFGNRLAERLGGRIRVHERFNTGVIILPGDDFRIDVASSRNEYYDHPGALPNVSPGSIKRDLYRRDFSINAMAVSLNTFELIDYFGGVQDIRDKKIRVLHNLSFIEDPTRIFRAVRFEQRYSFQIGEQTIKLLRSARDLDLIQHISGHRIYEELRHMFLEQEPAKHMARLFELDLMRSIHPALGYDQKTMKLVESMEDLLVVSDFLRLEDVRRDALYCALILRTIKAEQIMALPILQELPQRDREIIAFGCSKAGMLLHELGRTGKLWQKLRLVKRHEEEVLLLAIVYGNQQASAHFLREYLRSYRTIHPILRGDELMALGVPRGHQVGDALLMLTAYIIGRDANRPDRREEENFVRRIVLRAVEQ; translated from the coding sequence ATGCGCCTGATCACATCCCACCAGAATCCCGACTTCGACGCCTTCGCCTCCATGGTGGCAGCGGCATGCCTGCATCCCGGTGCCACCATCGTCATAATAGGCTCCCTGTCTCAGAATATTCAGGATTATCTGGAGCTGTACCCTTTACCCGCTGGCATTTCCCTGTACAAGGAGTCGGAAGTGAACATCGCCGACATCAGCCACATGGTGGTCGTTGACGCCAGCGATGGACGACGCCTTGGCAAGCTGCGCAAAGCATTCGGCAAAGTTCCCACCATTGTCTACGACCACCACCAGGACGGCGTGGATGAAGAGGTGGCCGACCGGGATATCGAACACCACTACTGTAACTGTGGCGCGAACTCCAGCTTCATGGTGCGCCTGCTGCAGAAGCAGCATATCGCCCTGGAAGGCTGGCTGGCCACGCTGCTGCTGTGCGGTATCTACGAAGACACTGGCCACCTGAGCTATTCCTCCACCCGGCCCCTGGACTGTTACTGCGCCGGAGACCTGATTGCGGCGGGAGCAGACCTGAAACAGGTTCACCAGATTCTCTCCCGCGACTGGAAGGACGCCGATATCCATATCCTCAGCGACCTGCTGAAGAATTTTGAGACCTTCAGTATCATGGGAGTCAGCGTCGGCATAAGCCACGCCGACTTCCACATTTATGTCCCCGACGTTTCCGAAATGCTCTCCAATGTCATGGGCGTGCGTCGCTGCACCCTGCTGATCGTCTTTCTGCGCATGGAAGGCCGCATCTACTGTATCGTGCGCAGCACCAGCATGGTGGGTGCCAATGACGTGGCGGCCCTCTTTGAGGGCGGCGGACACCACGAAGCCGCCAGTGCTACCGTCAAGGAGATGACCCTGGTGCAGGCCATGGATTTTACCCGCGCCTCCCTCAAGGAGATCATCTCGCGCTCCAAGCGCACCCGCACCATCATGAGTTCGCCCGCTATCACCATCGAAAGCCATAAATCCACTCAGGAGGCCTATGAGCAGTTCTCCCGTGACGGTGTCAACTGCCTGCCAGTGGTGGAGCCCGACGGCAGCCTCTATGGCATCCTCTCGAAAAATCAGTGCATGAAGGCGCTCTTCCACGGCCTTGGCGGGCGCAGCGTCACTTCCATCACCGATACCGACATTCAGTATATCGAGGCCGACGAACCCTTTTCCCGGGCAGAGCATATCCTGCTCAGCGGCCGTCAGGCCATGGTACCCGTGGTGGAGGCAAAGCGCGTGACAGGGGTCATCACCCGCACCGATCTGCTGCGCGAGTACCGCCACGACACCGACGAGACCCTGCCGGCCCAGGAGCGCGCCCGCTCGACCCACCGCCCCCGCCATGTGCGCAAGATGCTGGTGGAGGTCATGGGCCGCCAGGCCTTTGCCTACCTGGAAGAGGCCTCCCAGCTGGCCAATGAGATGGATATACAGGTGTACCTGGTGGGGGGAATCGTGCGCGACCTGGTACTGCGCGTGAAGAACCAGGATATGGACTTTGTGGTGGCCGGTGACGGCATCAGCTTCGGCAATCGTCTGGCGGAGCGCCTGGGCGGACGTATTCGCGTCCACGAGCGATTCAACACCGGTGTCATCATCCTGCCCGGCGACGATTTCCGCATTGACGTAGCCTCCAGCCGCAATGAGTACTACGACCACCCCGGCGCCCTGCCCAACGTCTCCCCGGGTTCCATCAAGCGCGATCTCTACCGCCGCGACTTCAGCATCAACGCCATGGCGGTCTCCCTGAACACCTTTGAGCTCATCGACTACTTCGGTGGCGTACAGGATATCCGTGACAAGAAGATCCGCGTGCTGCACAACCTGTCGTTTATTGAAGATCCCACCCGCATCTTCCGCGCCGTACGCTTTGAGCAGCGCTACAGCTTTCAGATCGGCGAGCAGACCATCAAGCTGCTGCGCTCCGCCCGTGACCTGGACCTGATCCAGCATATCAGCGGCCATCGCATTTACGAAGAACTGCGCCACATGTTCCTGGAACAGGAGCCTGCCAAACACATGGCGCGCCTGTTCGAACTGGATCTGATGCGCAGCATTCATCCCGCCCTGGGCTACGACCAGAAGACCATGAAGCTGGTGGAATCCATGGAAGATCTGCTGGTGGTGTCGGACTTTTTGCGTCTGGAGGATGTGCGGCGCGACGCCCTCTACTGCGCCCTCATTCTGCGCACCATCAAAGCCGAGCAGATCATGGCGCTGCCCATTCTGCAGGAGCTTCCCCAGCGCGACCGCGAAATCATCGCCTTCGGCTGCTCCAAAGCCGGCATGCTGCTGCACGAACTGGGCAGAACCGGCAAGCTCTGGCAGAAACTGCGTCTGGTCAAGCGTCACGAGGAAGAGGTGCTGCTGCTGGCCATCGTCTACGGGAATCAGCAGGCCTCGGCACACTTCCTGCGGGAGTACCTGCGCT
- a CDS encoding SRPBCC domain-containing protein: MHNLQDSALGGFAHEITTEMTLPAPLPTVWQAITDFAAYSRWNPFITEIQGEPTTGARLRITLQQPNGTSPMRFSPRILLCEREQELTWQGRFLLPGILTGVHSFRLEHDSDGQTHLVHREVFTGILVPFFKRAMAESTRTGFELMNDALAQEVQRRCQQQ; encoded by the coding sequence ATGCACAATCTGCAGGACTCTGCCCTGGGTGGATTCGCCCATGAAATCACAACTGAAATGACGCTACCCGCCCCACTACCCACCGTCTGGCAGGCTATCACGGACTTCGCGGCCTACAGCCGCTGGAATCCCTTTATAACCGAAATCCAGGGCGAGCCCACAACAGGGGCACGCCTGCGTATTACGCTCCAACAGCCCAACGGCACCTCTCCCATGCGCTTCTCTCCCCGCATTCTCCTCTGCGAAAGGGAGCAGGAGCTCACCTGGCAGGGGCGCTTCCTGCTGCCCGGCATCCTGACCGGCGTCCATTCCTTCAGGCTGGAGCACGATTCAGATGGCCAGACCCACCTGGTTCACCGTGAAGTCTTCACGGGCATTCTGGTGCCCTTTTTCAAGCGGGCCATGGCCGAGTCCACCCGCACCGGGTTCGAACTGATGAACGACGCGCTGGCACAAGAAGTACAGCGCCGCTGCCAGCAGCAGTAG
- the hisJ gene encoding histidinol-phosphatase HisJ — protein sequence MHDRHVHSVFCLHGSGRRTEDILLERIEAGASRVTFTEHAPLPPGFDDPSPLRDSSMAMEKLMEYRAEILELRARYAGKCDVRCGLEVDYIEGYEEPIRQFLDQYGELFEDSLLSVHFLHGSCVDFSPEEFERLLSEQYQGDLEALYRDYYRVVALAARWDGGAHKPRRFGHLDLVKKFRDQFPLEPDKANALAIAILPDIAAGGMGIEVNTGGLKKPCREIYPAQPVLEAAKALGIALSYGSDTH from the coding sequence ATGCACGATCGCCATGTCCATAGCGTCTTCTGCCTCCACGGCAGTGGACGTCGAACGGAAGATATTCTGCTTGAGCGCATAGAGGCTGGCGCCAGCCGTGTCACCTTCACCGAGCACGCTCCCCTGCCTCCGGGCTTTGACGACCCTTCACCCCTGCGGGACTCCTCCATGGCCATGGAGAAGCTCATGGAGTATCGTGCGGAAATCCTTGAGCTCAGGGCCCGCTACGCCGGAAAATGCGACGTGCGCTGCGGACTGGAAGTGGATTACATAGAAGGCTATGAAGAGCCGATCCGCCAGTTTCTCGACCAGTATGGGGAGCTCTTCGAGGATAGCCTGCTTTCGGTGCACTTTCTCCACGGCTCCTGTGTGGACTTCTCCCCCGAGGAGTTCGAGCGCTTGCTTAGCGAGCAGTATCAGGGCGATCTGGAAGCCCTGTACCGCGACTACTACCGCGTGGTGGCCCTCGCTGCCCGCTGGGATGGCGGAGCGCATAAGCCCCGGCGTTTCGGGCACCTGGATCTGGTGAAAAAATTCCGCGATCAGTTTCCCCTGGAGCCAGACAAAGCCAATGCGCTGGCCATCGCCATTCTGCCTGACATTGCCGCAGGCGGCATGGGCATAGAAGTGAACACTGGCGGTCTGAAAAAGCCGTGCCGGGAAATCTACCCCGCCCAGCCTGTTCTTGAAGCGGCGAAGGCGCTGGGAATAGCCCTCTCCTATGGAAGCGACACCCACTGA
- a CDS encoding NAD(+)--dinitrogen-reductase ADP-D-ribosyltransferase: MLAPYYHATNWIHLPAPLFASKEYNLSVTPESEVRISGVYEYHSELFRAIHAAESIEESSRIFQGYLEVLFNLDEKVRGKKVASYLRLLRGWLFDANSSEGAVLKGWVESRFGIVPFYHRQVISSIHTTAYHEYTRERMHPRLNRNMVYYQLDLLYAYTQTIIRRFFPDYLPRIKLYRGVNDINDHLIIERYGKNHACIEHNNLVSFSAEKEIAQQFGDHVMEVDVPFTKILFFSGIIHRQGFAGEMELLVIGGKYDTRFSYF, from the coding sequence TTGTTAGCCCCTTACTACCACGCCACCAACTGGATTCACCTGCCCGCACCCCTCTTTGCCAGCAAGGAATACAACCTCAGTGTCACCCCCGAATCGGAGGTGCGCATCAGCGGTGTCTACGAATACCACTCCGAGCTGTTTCGCGCCATCCATGCTGCGGAAAGCATCGAGGAGTCATCCCGCATCTTCCAGGGCTACCTGGAAGTGCTGTTCAACCTGGATGAAAAAGTGCGCGGCAAGAAAGTGGCCAGCTACCTGCGCCTGCTGCGCGGTTGGCTCTTTGACGCCAACAGCTCCGAAGGCGCCGTGCTCAAGGGCTGGGTGGAAAGCCGCTTCGGCATCGTGCCCTTCTACCACCGCCAGGTCATCTCCAGCATCCATACCACCGCCTATCACGAATACACCCGTGAACGCATGCACCCGCGCCTGAACCGCAACATGGTTTACTACCAGCTGGATCTGCTCTACGCCTACACCCAGACCATCATTCGCCGCTTCTTTCCCGACTACCTGCCGCGCATCAAACTCTACCGGGGCGTTAACGACATCAACGACCACCTCATCATCGAGCGCTACGGCAAAAACCACGCCTGTATCGAACACAACAACCTGGTCTCCTTCAGCGCCGAAAAGGAAATCGCCCAGCAGTTCGGCGACCATGTGATGGAAGTGGACGTCCCCTTCACCAAAATCCTCTTCTTCTCCGGCATCATCCACCGTCAGGGCTTTGCCGGCGAGATGGAGCTTCTGGTGATTGGGGGGAAGTATGATACGCGGTTTTCGTATTTCTGA
- the draG gene encoding ADP-ribosyl-[dinitrogen reductase] hydrolase, with product MGKMVHTRALGAYLGFAIGDAMGATTEFMTPREIESRYGTLKQIVGGGWLGVKPGQVTDDTQMSLSLGQSIIDGGGFSLPRVADGFVQWMRSKPIDIGSTVRRGIREYMLQGQLESAESEFSAGNGGLMRNFPIALYCLKDWQHFAPMTLRQCHFTHNNFIADEITLMFGEVTRCLLETGDKLAALKLVSRFIIEHPKYSYSRYKGENSGYIVHTFKCIMHHFFDSTSFEETIIRVVNQGGDADTNAAIAGILAGALYGVDSIPRRWRKKLDRAIAHEIHLQTDALLELPCVMLDDARTADRASG from the coding sequence ATGGGAAAAATGGTACATACCCGTGCCCTCGGGGCTTATCTGGGTTTTGCCATCGGCGATGCCATGGGGGCCACCACCGAATTCATGACGCCACGGGAGATCGAATCCAGGTACGGCACCCTGAAGCAGATTGTGGGTGGAGGCTGGCTGGGGGTGAAGCCGGGGCAGGTTACGGACGATACCCAGATGTCGCTCAGCCTGGGGCAGAGCATCATCGACGGCGGCGGATTCAGCCTGCCCAGGGTGGCCGATGGTTTTGTGCAATGGATGCGCTCCAAGCCCATCGACATCGGCAGCACGGTGCGCCGGGGAATTCGTGAGTACATGCTGCAGGGGCAGCTGGAATCGGCGGAATCGGAGTTTTCGGCGGGCAATGGCGGGCTGATGCGCAACTTTCCCATCGCACTCTACTGCCTGAAGGACTGGCAGCACTTCGCGCCCATGACGCTGCGCCAGTGCCACTTTACCCATAATAATTTCATCGCCGATGAGATCACCCTGATGTTCGGCGAAGTAACCCGCTGTCTACTGGAGACAGGGGACAAGCTGGCAGCGCTGAAGCTGGTCTCCCGCTTTATCATCGAACACCCGAAGTACTCCTACTCCCGTTACAAAGGTGAGAACAGCGGCTATATCGTGCACACGTTCAAGTGCATCATGCACCACTTCTTCGACAGCACCTCCTTCGAGGAGACCATTATCCGGGTGGTCAATCAGGGGGGCGATGCCGACACCAACGCGGCCATTGCGGGTATTCTGGCCGGTGCCCTCTACGGAGTGGACAGCATTCCCCGGCGCTGGCGCAAAAAGCTGGATCGGGCTATTGCCCATGAAATTCACCTGCAGACTGACGCTCTACTGGAGCTTCCCTGTGTGATGCTGGACGATGCCAGGACTGCAGACAGGGCTTCTGGGTAA
- a CDS encoding FKBP-type peptidyl-prolyl cis-trans isomerase, with product MAHVKIGDTVRVHYTGSLADGTVFDTSYDRTPLEFTVGDKTIIAGFEEAVVGMSTGEKKKFELSADQAYGERSDEMIYTMDRNALPGEIEPQVGMVLQASFQNGQVTDVQITDVTEDTVTLDANHPLAGKSLHFELELMERDEA from the coding sequence ATGGCACACGTAAAAATCGGCGATACCGTACGCGTTCACTATACCGGAAGCCTGGCGGACGGAACCGTGTTCGACACTTCCTATGACCGCACTCCCCTGGAGTTCACCGTGGGCGATAAGACGATTATCGCAGGTTTTGAAGAGGCTGTTGTGGGGATGAGCACTGGTGAAAAGAAGAAGTTTGAGCTGAGTGCCGACCAGGCCTATGGCGAGCGTTCTGACGAGATGATCTATACCATGGATCGCAATGCGTTGCCGGGTGAGATCGAGCCCCAGGTGGGCATGGTGCTGCAGGCGTCCTTTCAGAATGGCCAGGTGACCGATGTGCAGATCACTGACGTTACCGAGGACACCGTGACCCTGGACGCCAACCACCCCCTGGCTGGCAAAAGCCTCCACTTTGAGCTGGAGCTGATGGAACGCGACGAAGCCTGA
- the nifE gene encoding nitrogenase iron-molybdenum cofactor biosynthesis protein NifE: MHRTTLPPPDTTCEHHQGGQHQQQKKPKCAKPTPGGALGGCAFDGAQIVLLPIADAAHLIHSPATCVGNSWNNRGTRSSHSAMYRQGFTTDLTEMDIIMGAEQKLLQAALELAQRFAPPAIFIYSTCVSAMTGEDIGAVAAEVGRQTGIPVIPVDSPGFVGSKNYGNKIAGQVLLEHVIGTATPPHTTDTDVAIIADYNIAGELWRIEPLLERAGIRLLSRITGDATYAEVAWAHYARANMVVCSRALVDMARQLEAKHGIPYFEGSFYGMQATSDALRTMARMLKVPEIQQQVEAVIASEEARTRAALAPYLPFLKDKKVFVYSGGVKSWSMVFQLEELGMEVVGSGIRKSSEEDIERLRIHFEGTQKIMLEKGDGAMMLELLEREGADVFIAGSRNMFTAMKGRYPYVDVNQERIFSYAGYDGLVELARQLYHTMTSPVFDVARTTAPWESP; encoded by the coding sequence ATGCACAGAACCACCCTCCCCCCACCCGACACCACCTGCGAGCACCATCAGGGCGGACAGCATCAGCAGCAGAAAAAACCCAAATGCGCCAAGCCCACTCCTGGCGGAGCATTGGGCGGCTGCGCCTTTGACGGTGCCCAGATTGTCCTGCTGCCCATCGCTGACGCGGCACACCTTATCCACTCCCCCGCCACCTGCGTGGGCAACAGCTGGAATAACCGGGGAACCCGCTCCAGCCACAGTGCCATGTATCGTCAGGGCTTCACCACGGATCTGACCGAAATGGACATCATCATGGGAGCTGAGCAGAAACTGCTGCAGGCGGCCCTGGAACTGGCCCAGCGCTTCGCGCCCCCGGCCATCTTCATCTATTCCACCTGTGTCAGCGCCATGACGGGCGAGGACATTGGTGCCGTGGCCGCTGAAGTTGGCCGTCAGACCGGCATCCCCGTCATCCCGGTGGACAGCCCCGGCTTTGTGGGCAGCAAAAACTACGGCAACAAGATCGCGGGGCAGGTTCTGCTGGAACATGTCATTGGCACGGCCACGCCCCCCCACACCACAGATACCGACGTCGCCATCATCGCCGACTACAATATCGCCGGAGAGCTGTGGCGCATCGAGCCCCTGCTGGAGCGCGCGGGCATACGCCTGCTCAGCCGCATTACCGGCGACGCCACCTACGCTGAAGTGGCCTGGGCTCACTACGCCCGTGCCAATATGGTGGTGTGCAGCCGCGCCCTGGTGGACATGGCCCGCCAGCTGGAGGCAAAACACGGCATTCCCTACTTTGAAGGCTCATTCTACGGCATGCAGGCCACCAGTGACGCCCTGCGCACCATGGCGCGCATGCTGAAAGTGCCGGAAATACAGCAGCAGGTGGAAGCGGTGATTGCCAGCGAGGAAGCCCGCACCCGCGCCGCTCTGGCCCCCTATCTGCCCTTTCTGAAGGACAAGAAGGTCTTCGTCTACTCCGGTGGCGTCAAGAGCTGGTCCATGGTCTTTCAGCTGGAAGAGCTGGGGATGGAAGTGGTCGGCAGCGGTATTCGCAAATCCTCGGAAGAAGACATCGAACGCCTGCGCATTCATTTTGAAGGAACCCAGAAGATCATGCTGGAAAAGGGCGATGGCGCCATGATGCTGGAACTGCTGGAACGCGAAGGCGCCGACGTCTTCATCGCCGGCAGCCGCAATATGTTCACCGCCATGAAAGGGCGCTACCCCTATGTGGACGTCAACCAGGAACGCATCTTCTCCTATGCCGGCTATGACGGCCTGGTGGAACTGGCCCGCCAGCTCTACCACACCATGACCTCGCCCGTATTTGACGTGGCGCGCACCACCGCGCCCTGGGAAAGCCCGTAG
- a CDS encoding nitrogen fixation protein NifZ, which produces MEFRVNQRVRVNKDVRNDGTCGSCKSGCVVAHEGDEGFVREVTEFLFRPAVVVHFLEKNKVIGFRPEELELVEDYNPDTGEWEDVSSG; this is translated from the coding sequence ATGGAATTTCGAGTCAATCAGCGAGTTCGCGTCAATAAGGATGTGCGCAACGATGGCACCTGTGGTTCCTGCAAAAGCGGCTGCGTCGTGGCTCATGAAGGGGATGAAGGTTTTGTGCGGGAGGTGACGGAGTTTCTCTTCCGCCCAGCCGTTGTGGTGCACTTCCTGGAAAAGAACAAAGTCATCGGCTTTCGTCCGGAAGAGTTGGAACTGGTGGAGGACTACAACCCCGATACGGGGGAGTGGGAAGACGTGAGCAGCGGATAG
- a CDS encoding methyl-accepting chemotaxis protein has product MKFTRTIKGRLILFLGLAAMGTAILVAIALNALYTSLHNAKEAAVQEITESLHSVVADFWQMSREGLISDEQARASALRALKAVRYGDNDYFWVNDMQPRMIMHPTNPKLDGQDLSGFEDPNGKRLFVEFVRTVRENGKGHVNYLWPKPGFTNPVQKTSYVMGFEPWGWIIGTGVYIDDIQGLFWAQVRNIAVTVGVLILILMVPMFFILRSIILSSSSIARVAEDLASGEGDLTKRIPITGEDELSQAAKFVNRFLDKVQAIIIDVREVSHGVASASEQLSSSSSQMSAAMNMQAENVSKIASASLEMSQTVNGMTTNAGEIKENASLALQAAREGGAVIRRSAGEMESIVEQVNTAADFATTLEENASRVEQVIQVINDIADQTNLLALNAAIEAARAGDAGRGFAVVADEVRKLAERSTQSTSEIIDIVKSIQGGINQMTSAMGLVNEKVNQGSQLSRDADKSFVVILENIQTLQQLIEHNVGAMEEMFRTSEQVSDDIQSISSSTEESAKVSEEVALAASDLARLAGEVQRHLGGFIVDDRSQQKMLAPR; this is encoded by the coding sequence ATGAAATTCACACGGACGATCAAAGGTCGATTGATTCTCTTTCTCGGTCTGGCGGCGATGGGTACTGCCATACTGGTTGCCATTGCGCTGAACGCACTCTACACCAGTCTGCACAATGCCAAGGAAGCGGCAGTGCAGGAGATCACGGAGTCGCTGCACAGCGTTGTGGCTGACTTCTGGCAGATGTCCCGCGAAGGACTGATCAGCGACGAGCAGGCGCGCGCCTCTGCCCTGCGTGCCCTGAAGGCTGTGCGCTATGGCGATAACGACTACTTCTGGGTCAACGACATGCAGCCGCGCATGATCATGCATCCTACCAATCCCAAACTGGATGGACAGGATCTGAGTGGTTTTGAAGATCCCAACGGCAAGCGCCTGTTTGTGGAGTTTGTACGCACGGTGCGAGAAAACGGCAAGGGGCATGTGAACTATCTGTGGCCGAAGCCCGGTTTTACCAACCCGGTGCAGAAGACGTCCTATGTTATGGGATTTGAGCCCTGGGGCTGGATTATCGGCACCGGTGTGTATATCGATGACATTCAGGGGCTCTTCTGGGCGCAGGTGCGCAATATCGCGGTAACAGTGGGGGTGCTGATTCTTATCCTGATGGTGCCCATGTTCTTTATCCTGCGCTCCATCATTCTTTCGTCTTCTTCCATTGCCCGCGTTGCCGAAGATCTGGCCAGCGGTGAGGGTGACCTCACCAAGCGAATCCCCATTACCGGCGAGGACGAGCTTTCCCAGGCGGCAAAATTTGTGAACCGTTTTCTGGACAAAGTTCAGGCCATTATCATTGATGTGCGCGAGGTCTCCCACGGTGTTGCTTCCGCCAGCGAGCAGCTCAGCAGCTCCTCATCCCAGATGTCAGCCGCCATGAACATGCAGGCGGAAAACGTCTCCAAGATTGCTTCGGCATCTCTGGAAATGTCCCAGACGGTCAATGGCATGACAACCAATGCCGGTGAAATCAAGGAGAACGCCAGCCTGGCTCTGCAGGCCGCCCGCGAAGGCGGTGCTGTTATCCGCAGGTCGGCCGGGGAGATGGAGAGCATTGTGGAGCAGGTGAATACCGCTGCTGACTTTGCCACAACCCTGGAGGAAAACGCTTCGCGGGTAGAACAAGTGATTCAGGTCATCAACGATATTGCTGATCAGACCAACCTGCTGGCTCTCAACGCGGCTATCGAAGCTGCCCGTGCCGGCGACGCCGGCCGCGGATTCGCCGTGGTCGCCGATGAAGTGCGTAAGCTGGCCGAACGCAGTACTCAATCCACCAGTGAAATCATCGACATTGTCAAGAGTATCCAGGGGGGGATCAACCAGATGACTTCCGCCATGGGTCTGGTGAATGAAAAGGTCAACCAGGGCTCTCAGCTCTCGCGGGACGCCGACAAGTCCTTCGTGGTCATCCTGGAGAATATCCAGACACTGCAGCAGCTCATTGAGCACAATGTGGGGGCCATGGAAGAGATGTTCCGCACCTCGGAGCAGGTCAGCGATGACATTCAGTCCATCTCTTCTTCCACGGAAGAGTCCGCCAAGGTTTCCGAGGAAGTGGCCCTGGCTGCCAGCGATCTGGCCCGTCTTGCTGGCGAAGTGCAGCGCCATCTGGGAGGTTTTATCGTGGATGACCGTTCCCAGCAGAAAATGCTGGCACCCCGGTAG